One segment of Dyella jiangningensis DNA contains the following:
- a CDS encoding LysR family transcriptional regulator — MKALDLDAVNAFVFVADLQSFTRAAQAMGTTQSAISLKLRRLEEHLGRRLLERTPRQVRLSADGAVFLDAARTLIGAHERAVSSFFVEQRRLVIGVSHLIVGSELPSLLRRMSEHDPNLVIEMRVAGSRDVMQAYEEGTLDAAMVVQPQHRRHDGETLFTERFAWIAAAGWQPVPGQPLPLATQGESCSIRAAAVQALDEAGIAWTEVFVGKGAAVVGAAAAAGLAIALMATRTAPSGTLDVGPALSLPELPTQDVVLYSALNDPRSRHALQTLAAAFKSLSTG, encoded by the coding sequence ATGAAGGCCCTGGATCTCGACGCCGTCAACGCTTTTGTGTTTGTTGCCGATCTGCAGAGTTTCACGCGCGCAGCGCAGGCGATGGGTACCACCCAATCCGCCATCAGCCTGAAGCTGCGCCGCCTGGAGGAACATCTCGGCCGACGCCTGCTGGAACGCACGCCGCGACAGGTGCGCCTGTCGGCCGATGGGGCTGTCTTCCTCGATGCCGCGCGTACGCTTATCGGTGCGCATGAACGCGCCGTTTCCTCCTTCTTCGTCGAACAGCGGCGCCTGGTCATCGGCGTGAGTCACCTGATTGTCGGCAGCGAATTGCCGTCCCTGCTTCGCCGCATGAGCGAACACGACCCGAACCTGGTGATCGAAATGCGCGTGGCCGGTTCGCGCGACGTGATGCAGGCCTATGAAGAAGGCACGCTGGACGCCGCCATGGTGGTGCAGCCGCAGCATCGCCGGCACGACGGCGAAACGCTCTTCACCGAGCGCTTCGCGTGGATCGCCGCCGCTGGCTGGCAACCGGTGCCCGGCCAGCCGCTGCCGCTGGCGACCCAGGGCGAGTCCTGCAGCATCCGCGCCGCCGCCGTGCAGGCGCTGGATGAGGCAGGCATCGCCTGGACCGAAGTATTCGTGGGCAAGGGCGCGGCGGTGGTGGGCGCCGCGGCGGCCGCCGGCCTCGCCATCGCCCTGATGGCGACCCGCACGGCGCCGAGCGGCACGCTGGACGTCGGCCCGGCCTTGTCGCTGCCCGAGCTGCCCACGCAGGACGTGGTGCTGTATTCGGCGTTGAACGACCCCCGCTCGCGCCATGCCCTGCAGACGCTGGCGGCGGCATTCAAGAGCCTGTCGACGGGCTGA